From the Chitinolyticbacter meiyuanensis genome, one window contains:
- a CDS encoding TniQ family protein, producing the protein MKKARLPVRPISIVDESPAGLLIRVAEGNGYPNVSALIYAYLPKRCCKTWVTAAHTEPVRYQHLLRLLGVPYSTANSIHFTRKGPTRKSPRYVGSHVFPEKLFRTDGEFYCPYCLGERKYWRKHWALRPYSVCREHQVYLRNTCHACGATINAWRGHIDQCGECGTALSLGDVIEGDSRSVIWWLSLHESDSARAAVIDDLCAALAEFDGDSRDPQDEQRRLCALMQWVERGEVAPWIVDQLSSPASTLHPRIQLLPLLRLQHGEAQRFAIAALKHVEPSNMVPSLVTHLGDMTNRDAQLALGIKPSHMRHFFSCGLFRYSDGRHCVPGQVSLHAVNEILYRVQGDMCGYDGTVERPNTRSLASVVADVMWGGSISVGYVVSLGLTTIRLKPASDDEHENAGTESGWLGLRQIATVLETYPEAARKLMKFGWIPHRSRDLAGAKRLIAHRDDVEHFNQQYMLIGTFAAHINENPTNLAERLMALGLKPVAGPSVDGMLVYVFRRDELERVDLKLVHGLTDYPTRTGRKLAAAKHAQLPEVRDVDGGNAATILGVRRVDIHKLIRAGVLVRSSDIHRDVHVTLESLRQLQLELRRPDMISVTDAASRLGMSTMVLESVWAAVGLVTVRHYVLWRLISVPDIERLETLLSGHITAADAGKMLGTHRAHLHNLERRGVLRSVVVGQGRRVRLYDRARIEALLP; encoded by the coding sequence ATGAAAAAGGCGAGACTCCCCGTCCGACCCATCTCCATCGTTGACGAGTCGCCCGCTGGGCTGCTGATCCGTGTGGCAGAAGGTAATGGCTACCCGAACGTGTCTGCGCTTATCTACGCCTACTTGCCCAAGCGCTGCTGCAAGACCTGGGTAACAGCTGCACATACCGAGCCTGTGCGGTATCAGCATCTCTTGCGATTGCTCGGTGTGCCGTATTCGACCGCAAACAGTATCCATTTCACCCGCAAGGGGCCTACGCGGAAAAGTCCTCGATACGTCGGCTCGCACGTGTTCCCGGAAAAGCTGTTCCGTACCGACGGCGAATTCTATTGCCCGTACTGCCTGGGCGAGCGCAAGTATTGGCGCAAGCATTGGGCGTTACGTCCCTATTCGGTATGCCGGGAGCACCAGGTCTATTTACGCAACACTTGTCATGCATGCGGAGCAACGATCAACGCTTGGCGTGGCCACATTGATCAGTGTGGTGAATGCGGCACTGCTTTGAGCTTGGGCGATGTAATAGAGGGAGATTCGCGGAGCGTGATCTGGTGGTTGTCGCTACACGAGAGCGATTCTGCACGGGCGGCTGTGATCGATGATCTGTGCGCGGCGCTCGCTGAGTTCGACGGTGATAGCCGCGATCCACAGGATGAACAGCGTCGGCTATGCGCATTGATGCAGTGGGTCGAACGGGGCGAGGTTGCGCCTTGGATTGTGGACCAGTTGAGCAGTCCTGCGTCTACGCTCCATCCACGTATTCAGCTCCTGCCTCTATTACGGCTTCAACATGGTGAAGCGCAGCGCTTTGCTATTGCAGCATTAAAGCATGTCGAACCAAGCAATATGGTGCCCTCGCTGGTGACCCACCTCGGCGACATGACCAATCGCGATGCGCAACTGGCGCTGGGTATCAAGCCATCGCATATGCGGCATTTTTTTTCATGTGGCCTGTTCCGCTATTCGGATGGACGACACTGCGTGCCAGGACAGGTGAGCCTCCATGCTGTGAACGAAATCCTGTATCGCGTTCAGGGCGATATGTGCGGCTATGATGGCACCGTGGAAAGACCGAACACCCGCAGCCTTGCGTCAGTGGTGGCGGACGTTATGTGGGGCGGTAGCATCAGCGTTGGATATGTCGTCTCGCTCGGATTGACGACGATACGATTGAAGCCAGCATCGGATGACGAGCATGAAAATGCCGGAACAGAATCAGGCTGGCTGGGCCTGAGGCAGATCGCGACCGTGCTGGAAACCTACCCAGAGGCTGCGCGTAAACTGATGAAGTTTGGATGGATTCCCCATCGGTCGCGTGATTTGGCTGGCGCGAAACGATTGATCGCGCACCGCGATGACGTTGAGCATTTCAACCAGCAATACATGCTCATTGGAACCTTTGCGGCGCACATCAACGAAAATCCGACGAACTTGGCCGAACGCTTGATGGCCCTTGGCCTGAAGCCTGTTGCCGGCCCGAGTGTTGATGGGATGCTGGTATATGTGTTTCGCCGAGATGAACTCGAGCGAGTCGACCTGAAGCTGGTACACGGCTTGACTGACTACCCCACGCGCACAGGCAGAAAATTGGCAGCGGCGAAGCATGCCCAGCTACCGGAGGTTCGGGATGTCGATGGCGGAAATGCGGCGACGATCCTGGGAGTCCGTCGCGTAGACATACACAAACTGATACGTGCCGGCGTTCTAGTCAGGTCCTCTGATATCCATCGCGACGTTCACGTTACGTTAGAGTCGCTACGGCAGCTTCAGCTGGAGCTGCGTCGGCCGGATATGATTTCAGTGACAGACGCTGCAAGCCGACTCGGAATGAGCACGATGGTGCTGGAAAGCGTTTGGGCGGCTGTGGGACTTGTGACTGTTCGCCACTACGTGTTGTGGCGACTGATTTCAGTGCCAGACATTGAGCGTTTGGAAACGTTGCTGTCAGGGCATATCACTGCCGCGGATGCCGGCAAGATGCTGGGCACTCACAGGGCACACTTGCACAACCTTGAACGGCGCGGGGTCCTGCGATCGGTTGTCGTCGGACAAGGGAGGCGGGTCAGACTTTATGACCGCGCACGTATTGAAGCGTTATTGCCGTGA